One Gossypium arboreum isolate Shixiya-1 chromosome 13, ASM2569848v2, whole genome shotgun sequence genomic window, ATAGAAGGTCCATCCATAACCACTCACCTGGCCTGGGGGAAGAATGGCATCAAACCTGTCCACTCCAAACATGCCCAGATTGGACAGAGTGAATGTCCCTGCaagcaatttaatcattatttactCTCTAAATTCTAGACACAAAAATATCAACCAACTACTCAAAGTGGAACCAGAAGTAAAATCGCTAAGCAGTACAAACCCGAATTATACTCTTGAGGCTGAAGCTGCTTTGCCCGGGCTTTCTCCACCAATTCTTTCCATTTTTGAGACAGTAGATACAAATCCAACTATATCGAAACAATTCCTTTAATTCAAGCTCTTAGAAGCTATAAGAAACTATAGAAAAACTATATACAACTACAGCATATTATTAATAACAAACAACTCTTATATTTTATTCCAATTATCAAAAATCAATATAGTATAGGATCACTAACCTTATCTGCATCTTGAAGAACAGGGGTAATCAAGCCACCATTGATAGCAACAGCTACTGCAATGTTGATGTTACTATTGTAAGTAAAACTCTTGCCATCTTTACAGCTTGAATTCACAACAGGGTGCTGCGCAAGTGCCATTGCGGCAGCTTTGGCTAACAAAGCAGTCATTGTCACACCCTTTGGTTTCACCTATAAATCAAAATACCAAGTGATGAATTAAAACCAATTTGCGAATCCAAAACAAAAATAATCCAACTTATGAAATCAAAAAATCCAACTCAACTTACCTTCTCATACAAGGCATCAAGCGCGTCCGTAGTCACAGGATACCCCACTCGAAATGTGGGCACTGAAAGGCTCTCCACCATATTTTTCGAAACGGCGGACTGCATTGTCGTAAACGGCACAACTGTAGATCCTGGAACTGGAGGAGGAAGGCTAGAAGGGGCGGCAGAAGCAGCTGGAGCTTTCGCTGGTGCTGCAGGCTTCGTTTCCACAACCACTGCAAGCCCCACATTTTTCTTCGAAGGTGAAAGACCGGCGGCGGCCTCAATGTCCTCTGGCGTAATCCTCCCATACGGACCTGTTCCAACCACAGACTCAATGTCCACCTTGTGCTGCTTCGCTAACTTCTTTGCATATGGTGTGGCAACAGTCTTCCTCGGCCCCTCCGCAACTGTTGGAGCCGCGGGAGCAGGCGTCGATTTGGGAGGAGCTGGAGTTGAGGCAGCAGCTGGAGTTGGAGCAGGAGGTGGAGCAGATGGGGTTGAAGCACCTGATTTTGAGGCAGCTTTGGCTTTAGCCTCAGCAATTTCATCTTCAGTCTCAGCGAGAATACCAATGGCAGCACCAACAGGAGCAGTTTCGCCTTCCCCAACAACTATAGCAGCGAGAATGCCGTCATAGAAAGTCTCGACATCCATGTCAGCCTTGTCGGATTCGACAACGACGACGCTTTCACCTTTGGAGAGTACATCACCTTCGGATTTAACCCAAGAGACGATCTTGCCCTCGGTCATGGTAGAACTGAGGGCAGGCATGAAGATCTCCCTGATCTTGGAACGGACGGTCAGGATTCGTCTTGGGGTTGACTTGGAACGAATTGCAGAGAAAGGAATTGAAGGGGCAAGACgaggaagagaagaagaagaagaaagggaaGAAGAGAAGGAGATGATAGTGTTGGAGAGAAAGGGAGAAGCCATTTCCTTGTGTTTTTGGCTTTGAGGAGAGGAATTGGAGAGAAAGCgaaagaaatgaaataaattaaGGAGCGAATGGAGAGAGTAGAGAATGGAGGGAATATAAGAGAGGGAGCGGCGGAGAAGACGAGGAAATACTGCACTACCGAACTGTGTTTGCATCGCCGGTTACTAATTACTATTGGATGTTTTAGATTTTCGTTTTCACGCTTTCGTCTGTCAATTTttcgtttcttttctttttggaaCATAAACTTTTACTTCTTTTCAATTCCATCCTTATTTTACAGATCTAATTTACTGATCCATTCCTATTTCCCAACTAAATTCTACTAAACGACCTTTTCCTGCCTCAAAAGGGAAAAGAAACGACTTctttttcttaccaaacctttaACTACAATGGGAAAATTCCGGCTTTGGGCTTACAACATATGTCATTGGTGGCTTTAAATCCAATTTTCCTTGCCTCAAAGGCAAGGCTGTTCAGCAGTGCTTAAAAAAAATAATTCTGACTctaaaagtatttttgaaaaaaaagttgAGCTAAATAAGTTGTTTTTTActgaaatttttagtttttcaaaaGTACTTCTATAATAAGAAGaagctaaaattttaatttttctctcCTAAAAGCACTTTTgattatttttgtgtttaattacaaatgtgttaaaattattaattaaaaataaaaatatttttaaaatactaattacaaatatttaatggttatatttaaatatttaaaatatagtttatatattctaattaaattttataaataattaatatttattgcttaaaaatatttaaaatttatatttcatatattaaaatattaacaagttataataatttttatattcttactaaaatataataatattaactaatttaaatattatttaaatgcatatttattacttgataataacatgtctaaaatggatattttatttgttaaagcactctaattttaaattaaacttttcaaaagcacttcacAAAAACACTTTTCCACGgtacttttcaaaagcattgctAAACTAACCCAAGTCATACACAATATTAAATTATGTCACACTAAATATGTAAGTGAAAACATTCTTATactaaattcattaaaaattgtaatttttgttgaaatgttaaaattaagTTAGTGAAAAGCACGAAGACCTAAGTTCAAAAtctattattcttattatttatgtttatttattaagATTTATCAACATACAAAAGATATTAATTCCCTCAACATAATATTTCTTACTTTGTAAAGGAACGAAACTTTTGATAATTTCTTAACTAAGTTGGGACCCGGTTGATAGGTAACACCACCTCTGGCAACCCTTTACTATCTAGCATTGATAGATAGCTAAATTGTATATATTATGAATAAGGAGAGAGATTCACTTACACCCGTGTAAAACTATATtagttttacatatttacacatcTCTTTgtacgattaatattttaacaatccaaCTGTCACATTTTATATTTCATTCATATGGATCATGTATGTCAAatttgatataaattaaaattttctaactatttATTTAAACA contains:
- the LOC108463860 gene encoding dihydrolipoyllysine-residue acetyltransferase component 4 of pyruvate dehydrogenase complex, chloroplastic, with translation MQTQFGSAVFPRLLRRSLSYIPSILYSLHSLLNLFHFFRFLSNSSPQSQKHKEMASPFLSNTIISFSSSLSSSSSLPRLAPSIPFSAIRSKSTPRRILTVRSKIREIFMPALSSTMTEGKIVSWVKSEGDVLSKGESVVVVESDKADMDVETFYDGILAAIVVGEGETAPVGAAIGILAETEDEIAEAKAKAASKSGASTPSAPPPAPTPAAASTPAPPKSTPAPAAPTVAEGPRKTVATPYAKKLAKQHKVDIESVVGTGPYGRITPEDIEAAAGLSPSKKNVGLAVVVETKPAAPAKAPAASAAPSSLPPPVPGSTVVPFTTMQSAVSKNMVESLSVPTFRVGYPVTTDALDALYEKVKPKGVTMTALLAKAAAMALAQHPVVNSSCKDGKSFTYNSNINIAVAVAINGGLITPVLQDADKLDLYLLSQKWKELVEKARAKQLQPQEYNSGTFTLSNLGMFGVDRFDAILPPGQGAIMAVGASKPTVVADADGFFSVKNKMLVNVTADHRIIYGADLAAFLQTFSKIVENAESLTL